One segment of Calditrichota bacterium DNA contains the following:
- a CDS encoding twin-arginine translocase TatA/TatE family subunit, whose translation MSGSEIAVVILAALVLFGGKRLPEMARTWGRMLRDLRRSWNEMKREMGLDAIDDIKNMKDGKKE comes from the coding sequence GTGAGCGGTTCCGAAATCGCCGTCGTCATCCTGGCGGCGCTCGTTCTCTTCGGCGGCAAACGGCTTCCCGAGATGGCGCGAACCTGGGGCCGTATGCTGCGCGATCTGCGCCGCTCGTGGAACGAAATGAAACGCGAAATGGGGCTCGACGCGATTGATGATATTAAGAATATGAAGGATGGGAAAAAGGAGTGA